The following coding sequences lie in one Myxococcus xanthus genomic window:
- a CDS encoding ADP-ribosyltransferase domain-containing protein, translated as MGRITNNTTTKTSSITPTRTTGSPPPPPKPSSSTSSGSPTPPDAFVTGTRTNTVRPPSLTPPPPPNLGGPRPTTLGGAKAPVTTPPTTVPVAVGPAVLRDDSVIAPFVAQGVPRGAIKNISDGGFSALQGLQRNQGDASSADFATLKAEVGPKADLIRAVFAQGGPHVKAGDAERVKLANVFNEGFTVDNATVENYRKQMSVLTEGKFEPYVEMANTHLTQNQKDYPKTATSVANINGLSDEGKVSIYKYTQEKFKPYNGQVLFPLAKNGAGPTSQALRNNLDGIAVTRAALNELPKFQGTVFRGDSKKYYDAYTKDAVITRDAFTSTAKNPDAKFDGDAILEIRTKTGRDIQGASLKPGEEEVLIPPGATFKVLDRDDTGSILRLTLEEV; from the coding sequence ATGGGTCGCATCACGAACAACACGACGACGAAGACGTCCAGCATCACGCCCACGCGGACGACCGGTTCGCCGCCTCCGCCTCCGAAGCCGTCTTCGTCGACGTCCTCAGGCAGTCCGACGCCGCCGGATGCCTTCGTGACCGGCACTCGCACCAACACCGTCCGTCCGCCGAGCCTTACGCCGCCGCCGCCTCCCAACCTGGGCGGCCCTCGGCCGACGACGCTGGGCGGCGCGAAGGCGCCCGTCACCACCCCGCCGACGACCGTCCCCGTCGCGGTCGGCCCCGCCGTCCTCCGGGATGACTCGGTCATCGCCCCCTTCGTGGCCCAGGGCGTGCCCCGGGGCGCCATCAAGAACATCAGCGATGGCGGCTTCTCCGCGCTCCAGGGGTTGCAGCGGAACCAGGGCGACGCCAGCTCCGCCGACTTCGCCACCCTCAAGGCGGAAGTCGGCCCCAAGGCCGACCTCATCCGCGCGGTGTTCGCCCAGGGCGGGCCGCACGTGAAGGCGGGTGACGCGGAGCGCGTCAAGCTGGCCAACGTGTTCAACGAAGGCTTCACCGTGGACAACGCCACGGTGGAGAACTACCGCAAGCAGATGAGCGTGCTCACGGAGGGGAAGTTCGAGCCCTACGTGGAGATGGCGAACACCCACCTGACGCAGAACCAGAAGGACTACCCGAAGACGGCCACCAGCGTGGCGAACATCAACGGGCTCTCCGACGAGGGCAAGGTCTCCATCTACAAATACACGCAGGAGAAGTTCAAGCCGTACAACGGCCAGGTCCTCTTCCCGCTGGCAAAGAATGGCGCCGGCCCCACGTCCCAGGCGCTGCGCAACAACCTGGATGGCATTGCCGTCACCCGCGCGGCCCTCAACGAGCTGCCGAAGTTCCAGGGCACCGTGTTCCGCGGCGACAGCAAGAAGTACTACGACGCCTACACGAAGGACGCCGTCATCACCCGGGATGCCTTCACCAGCACGGCGAAGAACCCGGACGCGAAGTTCGATGGCGACGCCATCCTCGAAATCCGGACCAAGACGGGCCGCGACATCCAGGGCGCCTCGCTCAAGCCGGGTGAGGAGGAGGTGCTCATCCCGCCCGGTGCCACCTTCAAGGTCCTGGACCGGGACGACACGGGCTCCATCCTCCGGCTCACGCTCGAGGAGGTCTGA
- a CDS encoding MarR family winged helix-turn-helix transcriptional regulator: MTAEESPKEPAEEPLGPHEGERAYKGPPLGEVLEFMRLLWAVDHGLQSTSKRMESTLGLTGPQRLVIRLVGRFPDITAGMLAQILHVHPSTLTGVLKRLEKRGLLERKSDPLDGRKALFSLTDAGRSLDIPSEGTVESSVQRVLSRLSRPRILATQEVLTALAQELGGVPMPEVEFDEAGARKQIVR, from the coding sequence GTGACGGCAGAAGAATCCCCGAAGGAACCGGCAGAAGAGCCGCTGGGACCCCACGAAGGTGAGCGGGCCTACAAAGGGCCTCCCCTCGGTGAAGTGCTCGAATTCATGCGTCTGCTCTGGGCCGTGGACCACGGGCTCCAGTCCACGTCGAAGCGCATGGAGTCCACGCTGGGACTCACGGGTCCGCAGCGCCTGGTCATCCGCCTGGTGGGGCGCTTCCCCGACATCACCGCGGGCATGCTCGCGCAGATTCTCCACGTCCACCCCAGCACCCTGACGGGCGTGCTCAAGCGCCTGGAGAAGCGGGGCCTGCTGGAGCGCAAGTCCGACCCGCTCGACGGGCGCAAGGCGCTGTTCTCCCTGACGGACGCGGGGCGCTCGCTCGACATCCCCTCCGAGGGCACGGTGGAGTCGTCGGTGCAGCGCGTGCTGTCGCGCCTTTCGCGGCCTCGCATCCTCGCGACGCAGGAAGTGCTTACCGCGCTGGCCCAGGAGCTGGGCGGCGTCCCCATGCCCGAAGTCGAGTTCGACGAGGCGGGCGCCCGCAAGCAAATCGTCCGATGA
- a CDS encoding dipeptidase: protein MNRRLTNLLTALPVTAALVAPPVLACTSMLVSKGATADGATFITYAADAHELYGELYFTPARRHAPGAMRDIIEWDTGKFLGRIPQPAATYSVVGNMNEHQLSIGESTFGGREELAGPAGIVDYGSLMYIALERAKTAREAIQVMTTLVAEHGYASTGESFSIADPKEAWLLEMIGKGKGEKGAVWVARKLPDGYLSAHANQARIGTFPQNEKQTTLYSPDVISFARAKGWFKGEDKDFNFAETYNPIDFGGQRFSEARVWSIFRRAAPSMKLGAEYADGAAPQKRLPLWVKPDKKLSVQDTMALMRDHFTGTPLDMTKDVGAGPYAAPYRWRPMTWEVDGKQYVHERAISTQQTGFSFVAQMRDWLPAPIGGVLWFGVDDTFTTVYTPMYAGIRQVPRNFAQGVASRGEFSWDSSFWVFNWVSNQAYGRWSDMVNDLQKEQGALEGQFLADQADIEKRAQEQFKRSPEEARQYLTDYSLQQGEKVHTRWRKLGETLLVKYIDGNVRDEMGKVNHPKYQEAWYRRIVQENGKALQMPAKPAEPAAAPAPAPAPAQKPAPKPTVAPAP, encoded by the coding sequence ATGAACCGACGCCTGACGAACCTGCTCACCGCGCTGCCTGTCACCGCCGCGCTGGTTGCTCCGCCCGTGCTCGCCTGCACCAGCATGCTGGTCTCCAAGGGAGCCACGGCGGATGGAGCCACCTTCATCACCTACGCCGCGGACGCGCACGAGCTGTACGGCGAGCTGTACTTCACGCCCGCGCGCCGCCACGCGCCGGGCGCCATGCGCGACATCATCGAGTGGGACACCGGCAAGTTCCTGGGCCGCATCCCCCAGCCCGCCGCGACCTATTCGGTGGTGGGCAACATGAACGAGCACCAGCTCTCCATCGGTGAGTCCACCTTCGGCGGCCGCGAGGAGCTGGCGGGTCCCGCGGGCATCGTCGACTACGGCTCGCTCATGTACATCGCGCTGGAGCGCGCGAAGACGGCGCGCGAGGCCATCCAGGTGATGACCACCCTGGTCGCCGAGCACGGCTATGCCTCCACCGGTGAGTCGTTCTCCATCGCCGACCCGAAGGAGGCCTGGCTGCTGGAGATGATTGGCAAGGGCAAGGGCGAGAAGGGCGCGGTGTGGGTGGCCCGCAAGCTGCCCGACGGGTACCTCTCCGCGCACGCCAACCAGGCGCGCATCGGCACGTTCCCGCAGAACGAGAAGCAGACGACGCTCTACTCGCCGGACGTCATCTCCTTCGCCCGGGCGAAGGGTTGGTTCAAGGGCGAGGACAAGGACTTCAACTTCGCGGAGACGTACAACCCCATCGACTTCGGCGGGCAGCGGTTCTCCGAGGCGCGCGTGTGGAGCATCTTCCGGCGCGCGGCGCCGTCGATGAAGCTGGGCGCGGAGTACGCGGACGGCGCGGCGCCCCAGAAGCGGCTGCCGCTGTGGGTGAAGCCGGACAAGAAGCTGTCCGTGCAGGACACCATGGCGCTGATGCGGGACCACTTCACGGGCACGCCGCTGGACATGACGAAGGACGTGGGCGCGGGCCCCTACGCGGCGCCATACCGCTGGCGGCCAATGACGTGGGAGGTGGACGGCAAGCAGTACGTCCACGAGCGCGCCATCTCCACGCAGCAGACGGGCTTCTCCTTCGTCGCGCAGATGCGGGACTGGCTGCCGGCGCCCATTGGCGGCGTGCTCTGGTTCGGCGTGGACGACACCTTCACCACCGTCTACACGCCCATGTACGCCGGCATCCGGCAGGTGCCGCGGAACTTCGCGCAGGGCGTGGCCAGCCGCGGAGAGTTCTCCTGGGACTCCTCCTTCTGGGTGTTCAACTGGGTGTCGAACCAGGCCTACGGGCGCTGGAGCGACATGGTGAATGACCTGCAGAAGGAGCAGGGCGCGCTGGAAGGCCAGTTCCTCGCGGACCAGGCCGACATCGAGAAGCGCGCCCAGGAGCAGTTCAAGCGCAGCCCCGAGGAGGCGCGCCAGTACCTCACCGACTACTCGCTCCAGCAGGGTGAGAAGGTCCACACCCGCTGGCGCAAGCTCGGTGAGACGCTGCTCGTGAAGTACATCGACGGCAACGTGCGCGATGAGATGGGCAAGGTGAACCATCCCAAGTACCAGGAGGCCTGGTACCGGCGCATCGTCCAGGAGAATGGCAAGGCGCTGCAGATGCCCGCCAAGCCCGCGGAGCCCGCCGCCGCGCCGGCTCCCGCGCCCGCCCCTGCTCAGAAGCCGGCGCCCAAGCCCACCGTGGCCCCCGCGCCATAA